A section of the Saccharopolyspora gregorii genome encodes:
- a CDS encoding acyl-CoA dehydrogenase family protein gives MHFAFSAQQEDLRLTVRALLDQDGGPHVPAPPPAPAPLGHDPELWRRLGAEIGAAGLTVPEEHGGSGATLVESCLVAEELGRRLVPSPFVGGTALAVEALLTAGDSAAAERLLPGIAAADRLVALAWAEPENWWQDTGFATTARLDAGTWRLDGRKSFVLDGARADAFLVVATAPDGPALFEAAAEPAAVLPHPVVDPTRPMCALELSAAPAAPIGPAGPVLARCRDAAAVLLAAECVGAADRWLGEIVGYVQTRVQFGRPIGSFQAIKHRLADLYVAVESARSLSYAASWAVGTRDERGSAWAAMAKSLCCETYQDVAAEGIQLHGGLGITWEHEAHLHLKRAHGAAHLFGTPRSHRRRLEALHHRIAGP, from the coding sequence GTGCACTTCGCGTTCAGCGCGCAGCAGGAGGACCTCCGGCTGACCGTCCGCGCCCTGCTGGACCAGGACGGCGGCCCGCACGTGCCCGCGCCGCCACCGGCGCCCGCCCCGCTCGGGCACGACCCGGAGCTGTGGCGGCGGCTCGGCGCGGAGATCGGCGCGGCCGGGCTCACCGTCCCCGAGGAGCACGGCGGCAGCGGCGCCACCCTCGTCGAGAGCTGCCTCGTCGCCGAGGAACTGGGCCGCAGGCTCGTGCCGTCCCCGTTCGTCGGCGGCACCGCGCTCGCCGTCGAAGCGCTGCTGACCGCGGGCGACTCGGCGGCCGCGGAACGGCTGCTGCCGGGTATCGCCGCCGCCGACCGGCTGGTGGCGCTCGCGTGGGCCGAACCGGAGAACTGGTGGCAGGACACGGGATTCGCCACCACCGCGCGGCTCGACGCGGGCACGTGGCGGCTGGACGGGCGCAAGAGCTTCGTGCTCGACGGCGCGCGGGCGGACGCGTTCCTGGTCGTCGCGACCGCCCCGGACGGGCCCGCGCTGTTCGAGGCGGCGGCGGAGCCGGCAGCGGTGCTGCCGCACCCGGTCGTGGACCCGACCCGGCCGATGTGCGCGCTGGAGCTGTCCGCGGCGCCGGCCGCGCCGATCGGGCCGGCCGGGCCGGTGCTGGCGCGCTGCCGGGACGCGGCGGCGGTGCTGCTGGCGGCCGAGTGCGTGGGCGCCGCGGACCGGTGGCTCGGCGAGATCGTCGGCTACGTGCAGACCCGGGTGCAGTTCGGCAGGCCGATCGGCTCGTTCCAGGCGATCAAGCACCGGCTCGCCGACCTCTACGTGGCGGTGGAGTCGGCGCGCTCGCTGTCGTACGCGGCGAGCTGGGCGGTCGGCACCCGCGACGAGCGCGGGTCCGCGTGGGCGGCGATGGCCAAGTCGCTGTGCTGCGAGACCTACCAGGACGTGGCGGCCGAGGGCATCCAGCTGCACGGCGGCCTCGGGATCACCTGGGAGCACGAGGCGCACCTGCACCTGAAACGAGCCCACGGCGCCGCGCACCTCTTCGGCACCCCCCGCAGCCACCGCCGCCGCCTCGAAGCGCTCCACCACCGCATCGCGGGCCCGTGA
- a CDS encoding MCE family protein: MRAGLAAPLVKLSLFTLVTGLLTGLLAMTIAASDVGSTTGYAAEFDDASGLGEGDEVRIAGVRVGQVTSLEVVDGRRALARFQVDAARRLPADAIATVKYRNLAGQRYLALDAALDPGEAVLPADAVLPVAQTRPALNLTALFNGFQPLLRALEPGDVNRLSGELVQVLQGEGGTVQSILAHTASLTGTLAEKDQVIGQVIDNLNAVLAQVGARGPELAGLVDALQRLVSGFAAQREPVGDAVAALDELTGTTAGLLRDVRPPLREDVAALGDLSANLNAGLPQLEHDLRTLPGRLDSLTRTVSYGSWFNFYLCRLTGTIGISGLDVRAQVLPLPPTRMPERCRP, from the coding sequence ATGAGGGCCGGACTCGCCGCACCGCTGGTCAAGCTGTCGTTGTTCACGCTTGTCACCGGGCTGCTCACCGGGCTGCTCGCGATGACCATCGCGGCCTCCGACGTCGGGTCCACCACCGGCTACGCCGCCGAGTTCGACGACGCCTCCGGGCTCGGCGAAGGCGACGAGGTCCGCATCGCCGGGGTGCGGGTCGGGCAGGTCACCTCGCTGGAGGTGGTCGACGGCCGCCGCGCGCTGGCCCGGTTCCAGGTGGACGCGGCGCGGCGGCTGCCCGCGGACGCCATCGCCACCGTCAAGTACCGCAACCTCGCCGGGCAGCGCTACCTCGCGCTCGACGCGGCCCTCGACCCCGGCGAAGCCGTGCTGCCCGCCGACGCGGTGCTGCCCGTCGCCCAGACCCGGCCGGCGCTGAACCTCACCGCGCTGTTCAACGGGTTCCAGCCGCTGCTGCGCGCCCTCGAACCGGGTGACGTCAACCGGCTCTCCGGCGAGCTCGTCCAGGTGCTGCAAGGGGAAGGCGGCACCGTGCAGAGCATCCTCGCGCACACCGCGTCGCTGACCGGGACGCTCGCCGAGAAGGACCAGGTGATCGGGCAGGTCATCGACAACCTCAACGCCGTGCTCGCCCAGGTCGGCGCCCGCGGACCGGAACTCGCCGGGCTCGTCGACGCGCTGCAACGCCTCGTCAGCGGCTTCGCCGCACAGCGCGAACCCGTCGGTGACGCGGTCGCCGCCCTCGACGAGCTCACCGGCACCACCGCGGGGCTGCTGCGCGACGTCCGGCCGCCGCTGCGCGAGGACGTGGCCGCGCTCGGCGACCTGTCGGCGAACCTGAACGCCGGGCTGCCGCAGCTGGAGCACGACCTGCGGACGCTGCCGGGCCGGCTCGACTCGCTGACCCGCACGGTGAGCTACGGCAGCTGGTTCAACTTCTACCTGTGCCGCCTCACCGGAACCATCGGCATCTCCGGGCTCGACGTGCGAGCCCAGGTGCTGCCGCTGCCCCCGACCCGGATGCCCGAGAGGTGCCGCCCATGA
- a CDS encoding enoyl-CoA hydratase encodes MADDEPVVRYERVERTAVVTMNRPRYRNAQNSAMTYALDDAFYRACADDEVGAIVLAGAGEHFSAGHDIGSPGRDADVDFERRAGLWWGHVGRSGGESRFAREQEVYLGMCRRWREMPKPVVASVQGACVAGGLMLAWVCDLVVAAEDAFFADPVVRMGIPGVEYFVHPWVLGPRVAKELLFTGRRLSARRAHEIGMVTEVVPRDRLAETSLALAAEVAAMPRFGLALAKKAVNQAEDLMGRHSGLDSAFGLHHLAHAHNAEVGGDSLAGMDAKGMKRAADDGPPR; translated from the coding sequence ATGGCCGACGACGAACCGGTGGTGCGCTACGAGCGGGTCGAGCGGACCGCCGTGGTGACGATGAACCGGCCGCGGTATCGCAACGCGCAGAACTCCGCGATGACCTACGCGCTCGACGACGCGTTCTACCGGGCCTGCGCCGACGACGAGGTCGGGGCGATCGTGCTGGCCGGGGCGGGCGAGCACTTCTCCGCGGGCCACGACATCGGCTCCCCCGGCCGGGACGCGGACGTGGACTTCGAACGCCGCGCCGGGCTGTGGTGGGGCCACGTCGGCCGGTCCGGCGGGGAGTCCCGCTTCGCCCGCGAGCAGGAGGTGTACCTGGGCATGTGCCGCCGCTGGCGGGAGATGCCGAAGCCGGTGGTCGCGAGCGTGCAGGGCGCGTGCGTCGCGGGCGGGCTGATGCTGGCGTGGGTGTGCGACCTGGTCGTGGCCGCCGAGGACGCGTTCTTCGCCGATCCGGTGGTGCGGATGGGGATTCCGGGCGTCGAGTACTTCGTGCACCCGTGGGTGCTGGGACCGCGGGTGGCGAAAGAGCTGCTGTTCACCGGCAGGCGGCTGAGCGCGCGGCGGGCGCACGAGATCGGCATGGTCACCGAGGTGGTGCCCCGCGACCGGCTCGCCGAGACCTCGCTGGCGCTGGCCGCCGAGGTGGCGGCGATGCCCCGGTTCGGGCTGGCGCTGGCGAAGAAGGCCGTCAACCAGGCCGAGGACCTGATGGGCAGGCACAGCGGCCTCGATTCGGCGTTCGGGTTGCACCACCTGGCGCACGCACACAACGCCGAGGTCGGCGGCGACTCGCTGGCCGGCATGGACGCGAAGGGCATGAAGCGGGCCGCCGACGACGGCCCGCCCCGCTGA
- a CDS encoding MCE family protein — MFSRATTIRLGLFLLIAVVGIGFTGARYAGLDRLVGAGGYAVVVEVPDTGGVFTNSEVTYRGVAVGRVTGVRLTDRGAALDLHIDSAAPPIPADARAAAANRSAVGEQYLDLRPDDEHGPVLRDGSVIPAERAELPPPPESLLLNLDRLVADVPLDALRTVVEESGTALQGTGPHLQRMLDSTGSLIAAADRNLPSTTALLANSDVVLRTQQQQSGQIIEFSRGLRQVAEQLRASDPDLRRLADVAPPAAEQLDGLLRDSGTGLAATTANLLTTARLLDVRGPALENVLVAMPMMSAASHSAQDGDGRGHLGVVLNFFNPLACEKGYEGTERRPGDDITPIPANPDIRCAEPPDGPTNVRGSANVPRAPVPDAVPVPATAPPLPLPPR, encoded by the coding sequence ATGTTCAGCAGGGCCACGACGATCCGGCTGGGGCTGTTCCTGCTCATCGCCGTCGTCGGCATCGGGTTCACCGGCGCCCGCTACGCGGGACTGGACCGGTTGGTCGGGGCGGGCGGCTACGCCGTCGTGGTGGAGGTGCCCGACACCGGTGGGGTGTTCACCAACTCGGAGGTCACCTACCGGGGAGTGGCCGTCGGGCGGGTCACCGGGGTGCGGCTCACCGACCGCGGAGCGGCGCTGGACCTGCACATCGACTCCGCCGCCCCGCCGATCCCCGCGGACGCGCGCGCGGCGGCGGCGAACCGCTCGGCGGTGGGGGAGCAGTACCTCGACCTGCGGCCCGACGACGAGCACGGACCGGTGCTGCGGGACGGGTCGGTGATCCCCGCCGAGCGCGCCGAACTGCCACCCCCGCCGGAATCGCTGCTGCTGAACCTGGACCGGCTCGTCGCGGACGTGCCGCTGGACGCGCTGCGCACCGTCGTCGAGGAATCCGGCACCGCGCTGCAGGGCACCGGGCCGCACCTGCAGCGGATGCTGGACAGCACCGGATCGCTCATCGCCGCCGCCGACCGCAACCTGCCGAGCACCACCGCGCTGCTGGCGAACTCCGACGTGGTGCTGCGCACCCAGCAGCAGCAATCCGGGCAGATCATCGAGTTCAGCCGCGGCCTGCGCCAGGTCGCCGAACAGCTGCGCGCCTCCGACCCGGACCTGCGGCGGCTCGCCGACGTCGCCCCGCCGGCCGCCGAACAGCTCGACGGCCTGCTGCGCGACAGCGGCACCGGTCTCGCCGCGACCACCGCGAACCTGCTCACCACCGCGCGGCTGCTCGACGTCCGCGGCCCGGCGCTGGAGAACGTGCTGGTGGCGATGCCGATGATGTCGGCCGCCAGCCACAGCGCGCAGGACGGCGACGGGCGCGGGCACCTGGGCGTGGTGCTCAACTTCTTCAACCCGCTGGCCTGCGAGAAGGGCTACGAGGGAACCGAACGCCGCCCCGGCGACGACATCACGCCGATCCCGGCGAACCCGGACATCCGGTGCGCCGAACCGCCGGACGGCCCCACCAACGTCCGCGGCTCCGCCAACGTTCCCCGCGCCCCCGTTCCCGACGCGGTCCCGGTGCCGGCCACCGCCCCGCCCCTCCCGCTGCCTCCGCGGTGA
- a CDS encoding MCE family protein, with protein MRRALGCCALLLVTGCGASVQDAPLPGGADLGDHPYEVRVRFADVLDLVPQAGVKVDDVPVGKVRGIGLAPDNATAVVTLVVNGDVRLPANAEARLRQSSLLGEKFVELARPAEPAGGPLRDGAEIPLERTDRNPQVEEVLGALSLLLNGGGVAQLNGIVEELDRALGGNEPQVRSLLSRVDEAVSRLDEQKQDITRALDGLNRLSADLRGQLDDLTTGLDGLEPGLRVLERQRGDLVRMLRALDRFSQVAVRTADASRDDLVADLDALAPTLRELAKAGTDLPKAIGYLASYPFPENAMVPLKGDFVNVDVDLDLDLTSVLGNLSNSSGPLLPLPGISDSGAPLPLGGP; from the coding sequence ATGCGCCGGGCGCTCGGCTGCTGCGCGCTGCTGCTGGTCACCGGGTGCGGCGCCTCGGTGCAGGACGCGCCGCTGCCCGGCGGCGCCGACCTCGGCGACCACCCGTACGAGGTGCGGGTGCGGTTCGCCGACGTCCTCGACCTGGTGCCGCAAGCCGGGGTGAAGGTGGACGACGTGCCGGTCGGGAAGGTCCGCGGCATCGGGCTCGCCCCCGACAACGCGACCGCCGTGGTCACGCTCGTCGTCAACGGGGACGTGCGGCTGCCCGCCAACGCCGAAGCGCGGCTGCGGCAATCCAGCCTGCTGGGGGAGAAGTTCGTCGAGCTCGCCCGGCCCGCCGAACCCGCGGGCGGCCCGCTGCGCGACGGCGCGGAGATCCCGCTGGAGCGCACCGACCGCAACCCGCAGGTCGAAGAGGTGCTCGGCGCGCTGTCCCTGCTGCTCAACGGCGGCGGCGTCGCGCAGCTCAACGGCATCGTCGAGGAACTGGACCGCGCGCTCGGCGGCAACGAACCGCAGGTGCGCTCGCTGCTGTCCCGAGTGGACGAAGCGGTGTCCCGGCTGGACGAGCAGAAGCAGGACATCACCCGCGCGCTCGACGGGCTGAACCGGCTCTCCGCCGACCTGCGCGGACAGCTCGACGACCTCACCACCGGCCTGGACGGGCTCGAACCCGGACTGCGCGTCCTGGAGCGGCAGCGCGGCGACCTGGTGCGAATGCTGCGGGCCCTCGACCGGTTCTCCCAGGTCGCGGTGCGCACGGCCGACGCGAGCCGGGACGACCTGGTCGCCGACCTCGACGCGCTCGCGCCGACGCTGCGCGAACTCGCGAAGGCGGGCACCGACCTGCCGAAGGCCATCGGCTACCTGGCCAGCTACCCGTTCCCGGAGAACGCGATGGTCCCGCTCAAGGGCGATTTCGTGAACGTCGACGTGGACCTCGACCTGGACCTGACCAGCGTCCTCGGCAACCTGTCGAACAGCAGCGGGCCGCTGTTGCCGCTGCCCGGGATCTCCGACTCGGGCGCACCGCTACCGCTCGGGGGGCCGTGA
- a CDS encoding MCE family protein: protein MSTALRDRDQATVGVVALGLLTAVTLLAFFANDLPLLGGGTTYSAQFTESAGLGAGDDVEVAGVRVGEVTEVGLDGNRVLVRFRVEDVPVGDRSTVSIQLKTLLGAKNLALRPGGAHPQDPDRTIPDARTEVPFDIPDALDQVARSTGRVDTDQLARSFQVLSESLRGGEQHLGGAVDGLAALSRTIASRDEQLADLLHHAADVSGIAADRDAQVARLVGDGNLLLGELQRRRDAIGSLLRGTQEVSAQLRGLVADNQQRLNPALRELQQVTAMLQRNQDQVAATIAALRPYVTGFNNTVGNGRWFDGYLCGLVPPTVDAGPLQINPHGCDLRGGGR, encoded by the coding sequence ATGAGCACCGCGCTGCGCGACCGCGACCAGGCCACCGTCGGCGTCGTCGCCCTCGGGCTGCTGACCGCCGTGACGCTGCTGGCGTTCTTCGCGAACGACCTGCCGCTGCTCGGCGGCGGCACCACCTACTCGGCGCAGTTCACCGAATCCGCCGGGCTCGGCGCGGGCGACGACGTGGAGGTCGCCGGCGTCCGCGTCGGCGAGGTCACCGAGGTGGGCCTCGACGGGAACAGGGTGCTGGTGCGGTTCCGCGTCGAGGACGTGCCCGTCGGAGACCGCAGCACGGTGTCCATCCAGCTGAAGACCTTGCTGGGCGCGAAGAACCTGGCGCTGCGCCCCGGCGGCGCGCACCCGCAGGACCCGGACCGCACCATCCCCGACGCCCGCACCGAGGTGCCCTTCGACATCCCCGATGCCCTCGACCAGGTCGCCCGCAGCACCGGCCGGGTCGACACCGACCAGCTCGCCCGCAGCTTCCAGGTCCTGTCCGAGAGCCTGCGCGGCGGGGAGCAGCACCTCGGCGGCGCCGTGGACGGGCTCGCCGCCCTGTCCCGCACCATCGCCTCCCGCGACGAGCAGCTCGCCGACCTGCTGCACCACGCCGCCGACGTCAGCGGCATCGCCGCCGACCGCGACGCGCAGGTCGCCCGGCTCGTCGGCGACGGGAACCTGCTGCTCGGCGAACTCCAACGCCGCCGCGACGCCATCGGCTCGCTGCTGCGCGGCACCCAGGAGGTCTCCGCGCAGCTGCGCGGGCTCGTCGCCGACAACCAGCAGCGGCTGAACCCGGCGCTGCGCGAGCTGCAGCAGGTCACCGCCATGCTGCAGCGCAACCAGGACCAGGTGGCGGCCACCATCGCCGCGCTGCGGCCCTACGTGACCGGGTTCAACAACACCGTCGGCAACGGGCGCTGGTTCGACGGCTACCTGTGCGGGCTGGTGCCGCCGACCGTGGACGCCGGCCCGCTGCAGATCAACCCGCACGGCTGCGACCTCCGCGGAGGTGGACGATGA
- a CDS encoding MCE family protein, which produces MNRRPATALLAFGCVLVLLLSGALWWVLRDPGTRITAYFERAVGLYPQSSVRVLGVEVGRVTSVRPEGGRVRVELSVDRELRVPAAAGAVVVAPSLVSDRYVQLTPAYEGGPELAPGAVLGTDRTMVPADLDDLYRSANALTEALGPDGANRDGALSDLLGTAAANLDGNGAKLNETVRRLGELSATLDGSHDDLFATVDHLNEFTATLAANDAQVRDFHTRLADVSGFLADERQQTAAALSSLTAALTDLDGFVRDNRESVTANVDQLADVTRALVEQRETLGEVLDIAPTGMSNFINAYDAASGTVAVRANINELTFPPVLLVCKLLESAAPAQVPPELGRTCAGLAGVLDGAVPLPSPGEAVDHLSRGELPPLPLGLGGP; this is translated from the coding sequence ATGAACCGGAGACCGGCGACGGCGCTGCTCGCCTTCGGCTGCGTGCTGGTGCTGCTGCTCAGCGGCGCGCTGTGGTGGGTGCTGCGCGACCCGGGCACCCGCATCACCGCCTACTTCGAGCGGGCCGTGGGCCTGTACCCGCAGTCGTCGGTGCGGGTGCTGGGCGTCGAGGTCGGCCGCGTCACCTCGGTGCGGCCCGAAGGCGGCCGGGTGCGGGTGGAGCTGAGCGTGGACCGCGAGCTCCGCGTCCCCGCCGCGGCGGGCGCGGTGGTGGTGGCCCCGAGCCTCGTCAGCGACCGGTACGTGCAGCTCACCCCCGCTTACGAGGGCGGCCCGGAGCTGGCCCCCGGCGCGGTGCTCGGCACCGACCGCACGATGGTCCCCGCCGACCTCGACGACCTGTACCGCAGCGCCAACGCGCTCACCGAAGCCCTCGGGCCGGACGGCGCCAACCGGGACGGGGCGCTGTCGGACCTGCTCGGCACCGCCGCGGCGAACCTCGACGGCAACGGGGCGAAGCTGAACGAGACGGTGCGGCGGCTCGGCGAACTGTCGGCCACCCTCGACGGCTCGCACGACGACCTGTTCGCCACCGTCGACCACCTCAACGAGTTCACCGCGACGCTGGCCGCCAACGACGCGCAGGTGCGGGACTTCCACACCCGGCTCGCCGACGTCTCCGGGTTCCTCGCCGACGAGCGGCAGCAGACCGCCGCCGCGCTGAGCTCGCTGACGGCCGCGCTCACCGACCTCGACGGGTTCGTGCGGGACAACCGGGAATCGGTGACCGCCAACGTGGACCAGCTCGCCGACGTGACCAGGGCGCTGGTGGAGCAGCGGGAAACGCTCGGCGAAGTCCTCGACATCGCCCCGACCGGGATGAGCAACTTCATCAACGCCTACGACGCCGCCTCCGGCACCGTCGCGGTCCGCGCCAACATCAACGAGCTGACGTTCCCGCCGGTGCTGTTGGTGTGCAAGCTGCTGGAATCCGCCGCGCCCGCGCAGGTTCCGCCGGAGCTGGGGCGGACCTGCGCGGGGCTGGCCGGGGTGCTCGACGGTGCCGTCCCGCTGCCCTCGCCCGGGGAAGCGGTGGACCACCTCTCCCGCGGGGAGCTCCCGCCGCTGCCGCTCGGCCTCGGTGGCCCGTGA
- a CDS encoding acyl-CoA dehydrogenase family protein codes for MRFTRTTAQQDMAESLRALLADVGGTALARAWSDGDAAPWWRCWARLGELGACGVAVPGEFGGLGLGAVETAVCLEEFGYAGLPGPVVETVAVAPALLAGSADQHRLPELAAGRAVLAVAFDELVPRALDADVAAATYRCAGTRVLRADPVGAPERSVDPVRRLWALGAAGTAVAGARPAAAFDAGVLGCAAQLLGAGRRLLDDSVRHVRDRHQFGRPVGSFQAVKHHLADVALRLEFARPLLHGACLSLDAGAAHAARDASAAKLAAAEAAHLAARTALQVHGAIGYTAEHPLHLWTLKVTALRAAWGDPAWHRRRIADALAAGSTADIGTCS; via the coding sequence ATGAGGTTCACCCGCACCACCGCGCAGCAGGACATGGCCGAGTCGTTGCGCGCACTGCTGGCCGATGTCGGCGGAACCGCGCTGGCACGGGCCTGGTCGGACGGGGACGCGGCGCCGTGGTGGCGCTGCTGGGCGCGACTGGGCGAACTGGGCGCGTGCGGGGTCGCGGTGCCCGGCGAGTTCGGCGGGCTCGGGCTGGGCGCGGTGGAGACCGCGGTGTGCCTGGAGGAGTTCGGGTACGCGGGGCTGCCCGGGCCGGTGGTGGAGACCGTCGCGGTCGCCCCCGCGCTGCTTGCGGGCAGCGCCGATCAGCACCGGCTGCCGGAGCTCGCCGCCGGGCGGGCGGTGCTGGCGGTCGCGTTCGACGAGCTCGTGCCGCGCGCGCTGGACGCCGACGTGGCCGCGGCCACCTACCGCTGCGCCGGGACGCGGGTCCTCCGCGCGGACCCGGTCGGTGCGCCGGAGCGGTCGGTCGATCCGGTGCGGCGGCTGTGGGCGCTCGGGGCGGCCGGCACCGCGGTGGCCGGGGCGCGTCCGGCCGCCGCGTTCGACGCCGGGGTGCTGGGGTGCGCGGCGCAGCTGCTGGGTGCGGGGCGGCGGTTGCTGGACGACTCGGTGCGGCACGTGCGGGACCGCCACCAGTTCGGCAGGCCCGTCGGGAGCTTCCAGGCCGTCAAGCACCACCTGGCGGACGTGGCGCTGCGGCTGGAGTTCGCCCGGCCGCTGCTGCACGGGGCGTGCCTGTCGCTGGACGCCGGTGCGGCGCACGCGGCGCGCGACGCGTCCGCCGCGAAGCTCGCCGCGGCCGAGGCCGCGCACCTGGCCGCGCGCACCGCGCTGCAGGTGCACGGCGCGATCGGCTACACCGCCGAACACCCGCTGCACCTCTGGACGTTGAAGGTCACCGCACTGCGCGCGGCCTGGGGCGACCCCGCCTGGCACCGCCGACGGATCGCCGACGCCCTAGCGGCCGGGAGCACGGCCGACATCGGAACCTGCAGTTGA